The following nucleotide sequence is from Paeniglutamicibacter kerguelensis.
CAGCGCCTTGCCGGGTCGTCCTGAACAAGGATCGAGAATCCATGGGGTCATTCACGCGACCAACAACCCGATTCGAACATTTCTTCGAATCGGGTTGTTGGCAAATGGGCGAAGCCGTTGAGACTCACCCACTTCTTTAAGGAGACCGATGACTGTGCAGCTTGAGAATATGGATTCATGACCATCACTGCCGACCCGTGGACTTCGGCCCCCTCGTCGCCAGGCGTCCGGGTGAAGCTCGTGCAAGTGCCACGGGACGTACTCGATGCCCTTGCCGACGGCGACCTCGCCAAAGCCAGATCCCTGACGGACCTTGGCCTGACGCCGTACCTGACAACCGCCGAATGCCGAGGCGTCTGGCACAGGCGCCGTGGGCAAATCGCCATGGATCCCACAGAAGCGCCCTGGGTTACCCGGCTTGTCGTTGACGCAGGAACGGGGACGGTCGTTGGACGAGCGGGATTCCACGGCAAACCGGACGCGACGGGCATGGTCGAAATCGGCTACTCGATAGACCCCCTGTTCCGCCGAAGGGGCTACGCACGGTATTCCCTGTTGGCGTTGATCGATGCCGCCAGACACGATCCCCGGGTGAACACGGTGCGGGCAAGCATCCGCCCGGACAATACCCCGTCGCGCAACCTGGTCGATCAGTACGGTTTCCGCGTAGTCGGAGAACAATGGGATGAAGAAGACGGATTGGAAACCGTGCTTGAGCTCAACGTTGGATAGACGCCCCCGAACCATCCACCACTGGCCGGAGACGCCAATCGCCGGTTTCCACCGGTTCGGGCGCGTATAAAGAGGAGAAATCCGTCGATCTCGAACCCGGGATTAACGCGAAAGGTATCGCACCAACCTTTGCGCACAGGCGCAGCGCAGTAGTCTCGCAGCTGTCACTGACAGCGGTTACGGGAACCCCCTCATGGATCCTTGTGGATGTCCTGGTCGACTTGCTTGGGGCAAGAGATCATCCGGGGCACAAATTCCTCCGACGGTATCCCCGAGGGCGCACTGGACCGCTTGGCAAGTAGCACTTCGAATTCGGGATTCACGCGCTCGCCGAACGGCCAATGGGGCCCAGATCGGCACGCGCCAGGCAATACGCCGTCTGGCACCGGTTACTACTGGCCATAGAATAGCTATATGACCTCTCGCAAGACCTGGATCGCCTATTTCGCGATCGATGTGGTTCTCGTTCTGCTCTTTGCCTTGAGCGGGCGTCAGTCACATGAACATTCATTGACCGTGTTGGGCGTCCTGCAGACTGCCTCACCCTTCCTCATCGCACTGACGATTCTGAGCCTGCTCTCGCGTCCGTGGATCAACCATTCACGCCTCTGGCCCACCGGCGTCCTTGTGTGGATCGGAACCGTTTCACTGGGGCTGGCGCTCCGAGTGCTCTTTGGGGCCACCGCGGCGGTTCCCTTCATCGTCGTCACCACAATCGCCCTTGGCGTTTTCTTGATGGGTCGACGGGTCATCACCACTCTTGTTGCGCGCCGCCAAGTGCGCTCCGCCAAGTCCTGAACTAGGCTCGGCCTAAGCTTCGGACCGACACTCATTTAATTACTGGAGGTAACACCGTGGTCACTGCATTCGTGATGATCCAAACAGCTTCTGACAGCATTCCCGAGTGCGCAGAGAAGATCTCAGATATCGAGGGTATTTCCGAGGTCTACTCGGTGGCCGGCGACTGGGATCTCATTGCCATCGCGCGAGTGCGTCACCACGAGGATCTGGCCGAAGTCATTGCCAACCGACTCTCAAAGGTCCCTGGAATCAAGGGCACACAGACCCACATAGCTTTCCGGGCGTATTCGAGCCACGACCTCGATGCGGCGTTCTCGCTCGGCCTCGAGTAGGCCACGGCCCCTCAGCCTCTGCAACATCCAAGTGGGCGGCTTGTTGTCGATCAACTCTGATCGGCAACAAGCCGCCCACTTGCTTAAGTCGACTCCTGGTGCTCAAAACGCTGGCCGGAGTCGCGGGATCGCCCGGCCTCGCGGTTGTTGCTTAGGGGCTCCCCAGCCCTGCACGCTGCCGACCCAGTCAGCAGGACCGTCCCACGGCATCCCCTGCGCCCCGAACGCCTCATCCGGGCCCCCGGGCTGAATTCGACGCTCAAGGCTCTACAAACAGCCGTGGCACGCCTTGCGTCCCATGGGGACAGGCGTGCCACGACTAAATATTTTGGATTGACGACCTCGGAACTAGGCTGTCGCTGAGATCCATGCCTGAAGCGCGCGCTTGGCCGCGCCGGAATCAATCGCATCCTCGGCCCTGGCCTTGGCTGCGGTGAGTCGTTCTTGCAAGGACCCGTCGGCAGATGCATCCAGCGCCACCAGGCCTGCGGCCGCGTTGAGCACCACCGCGTCGCGGATGGGCCCGCGGGCTCCATCGAGGATCTCGCGAACCACCTGTGCGTTGTGTGCGGAGTCACCGCCACGCAAGTCATCAAGGGTCGCTCGGGCCATCCCGATGTCCCGGGCGTCAAAGAGCGATTCGGTGACCTTGCCGTCACGGACCTCCCACACGCGGTTCGGCGCGGTCGTGGTGAACTCGTCCAGGCCGTCCTCTCCCCGGAACACCAAGGCGCGAACTCCGCGTGCTGCCAGTACGCCCGCCATGAGCGGAGCCATGCGCAGGTCGGAGCAGCCGATGGCGGAGGCCGTCGGTTGTGAGGGGTTGGTCAGCGGCCCCATGAAGTTGAATGCCGTTGGCACGCCCAGCTCTCGACGAGGCACCGCGGCATTGCGCATGGAGGGGTGGAACACCTGGGCGAAGCAAAAGGTGATGTTGGCCGCGTCCAGGACGTCCTCGAGCCGATCGATGGGCATATCGAGTCGCACTCCGAGAGCCTCAAGCACGTCCGCCGAACCCGCGGAAGATGATGCGGCCCGGTTTCCGTGTTTGACGATCTTTGCGCCAGCTCCGGCGCACACCAGGGAAGCCATCGTCGAGATGTTGACCGTATTTTGCCTGTCACCGCCGGTTCCGACAATGTCTAGTCGGTCACCCTCTATAGTGAGCGGCCTCGCATTGGCCAGCATCGCTTCCACAAGGCCGGTCAGCTCGTCGACCGTTTCACCCTTGGAGCGGAGCGCAACAAGGAAGCCAGCCACCTGGGAATCGGTGGCATTGCCCGTCATCACCTCGCCCATGGCCCAATACGCTTGGTCCCGATCCAGGTCGCCGCCGGCGATCAGGCTCGAGAGAATTGTTGGCCATGTGGGGAACTTTTGCTGCGCTCGAATCGTTGACACGCCTCTAGGTTATCTACGAATCGTAGAAAGTCTGAAATGTTAATCCCGCGTGTTTCCGCGGTTGTAGGCGTGAAGTGCCCAAAATTCGCGCCACGCGGGGGGCAATGCATTGGTGTCAGAGGCACTTTTATAGACATAATGGCTCTGTGACAACTGCGACTCATGCCCTAAATGCCCCGGCGCATCCTGCGCCGAACCGTCCCAACATGGTGTCGGTAGGAACTGTCGTCTGGCTATCCAGCGAGCTCATGTTCTTTGCCGCGCTATTCGCCATGTACTTCACACTCCGTGCTGCATCGCCGGAAATGTGGGCGACCGAAACCGCGAAACTCAACGTTCCGTTCGCACTTATCAACACGATCATCTTGGTCTCGAGCTCATTCTCCTGCCAGTTGGGTGTCTTCCGTGCCGAGGATCTTAAGCCTCGCCGCACCGGCGGACTGTTCAACTTGAAGGAATGGGGAATGGTCGAATGGTTCGTTCTGACCTTCATTCTCGGTGCCATCTTTGTTTCCGTTCAGGCCTACGAGTACACCGAACTGGTGGCTCACGGCATTGCGTTGAACTCCAACGCTTACGGCTCTGTCTTCTACATGACCACCGGCTTCCACGGCTTGCACGTGGCCGGCGGCCTCATCGCCTTCTTGCTGATCATCGGTCGTGCACTCATTGCACGCAAGTTCGGTCACTACGAAGCAACCGGTGCGATTGTGGTGTCCTACTACTGGCACTTTGTCGACGTCGTGTGGATCGCCCTGTTCATCATCATCTACTTCCTGAAGTAGCGCACCCCAAAAGTTGCCTACTTACGGCAACTCCCAGTTCTAAGAAATAAGTGAGGAACCAGCAAGTGAAGGCTCTTTCGCAAAGGCGCCGCCATCCACTCGCCGCCGTCGCGCTGCTTTTGATGGGCCTGCTCATCACCGGAGGCCTGTATGTGGCAGCCGGCAGCGTCAACGAGGCTAAGGCAGCCACGGGTTACACCGCTAGCGACATCGAACAAGGCAACAAGCTCTTCGTCGCCAACTGTGCCACCTGCCACGGTATGAATGCCGAGGGATCCGCAGACGGTCCGTCGCTGATTGGTGTTGGCGCCGCTGCTGTCGACTTCCAGGTCGGAACCGGCCGTATGCCGATGCAGATGCAGGGCCCCCAGGCTCAGGCCAAGCCGGTGCAGTTCGATGACGAACAGATCTCACAGCTCGCCGCATTCGTTGCGAGCTTGGGTGCCGGACCGTCCATCCCCTCCGAGGAAGTTCTCGATACTTCCAAGGGCAACGCCGCCGAAGGCGGCACCGTATTCCGCGTGAATTGCGCAATGTGTCACAACGCCGCCGCAGCGGGTGGCGCCCTTACGCGCGGAAAGTTCGCTCCGTCATTGGCTGGGGTTTCGGAAAAGCACATCTACGAGGCCATGATCACTGGCCCGCAGAACATGCCCGTCTTCAACGACTCGAACATCACCGCCGAAGAGAAGCGCAACGTCATCACCTTCCTGAAGGAAATCGAATCCCAGGGTTCGCCCGGCGGAGCCAAGCTTGGTTCGTTGGGTCCGGTCTCTGAAGGTCTCTTCATCTGGACCGCTGGTTTGGGCATCGTCATCGCCTTCACCATCTGGCTCACTTCGCGTCCTTCCTAAGGCCGCAGACGGCTAGCGCCGTCGAAATCACTACGTACTAATGAATCTTGAGAAAAGGATGAGAGACAACATGGGCGACCATAGTCACGGCAGTCCGGACGATTCGGGCACCGTTGCTAAGGCTGGCACGGGAACCCTGGATAAGTTCCAGGATCCCGGCCTTCCGCCGCATCGGAAGCGCTTGGCAGATACCGACCCGCGAGCAGAGAAGCGAGCAGAGCGTCAGGTAGCGCTGCTCTTTATCATCTCCATCATCGGAACCCTGTCGTTCTTCATTGCTTACTTCGTTCTCGGACGTCCGGATAGCCTCTCGGAAATCCGCGTACAGAACTCGATGCTCGGCCTTGGCACCACATTTGCAATGCTTGGCATTGGTATCGGCATCGTTCACTGGGCCAAGGTCCTGATGCCGGACCACGAAGTCTCGGAAATGCGCCACGCGATCCGCCCCGAAGCGGATCGCCAGGATGCCGAAGACATCATCAACCAGGTCATCGAAGAAACCGGCATCAAGCGTCGCCCGTTGATTCGCAACACCCTCATCGGTGCCATCGCATTGGCTCCGGTTCCGGCGATCTTCATGTTCCGCGACCTTGAAGGTTCGGGCAAGACCGCAGGCCAGCTGATCGAACAGCTGCGCCACACCATGTGGGCCAAGGACGTTCGCCTGACCCGCGACCCTTCGGGCACCCCGATCAAGGCCGCGGATGTGCAGATCGGTTCGGTCTTCCACGTCATTCCCGAGGGCTTGAACGAGACCGAAGATCCGCTGAACGAAAAGGCCAAGGCCGTCGTACTGCTGATGCGTCTGGATCCGACGCAGATGAACGTCTCCCCCGGCCGCGAGGACTGGAACGTAGACGGCATCGTCGCCTACTCAAAGATCTGCACCCACGTTGGTTGCCCGGTTGCTCTGTACGAGCAGCAGACACACCACCTGCTGTGCCCGTGCCACCAGTCGACCTTCGACCTCACCAACGAGTGCAAGGTCATCTTCGGCCCGGCCGGTCGTCCGCTGCCACAGCTGCCGATCGCGGTTGACTCCAACGGCTTCCTGGTCGCTCAGAGCGACTTCCAAGAGCCAGTTGGACCGAGCTACTGGGAGCGTGGCTAACCATGAGCACCACTACTAAATACACTCCGAAGACCGCGACCGGTCGTATCGCCAACTTTGTTGACGAGCGCACCGGCGGCTCGGCCATGGTCAAGGAATTCGGTCGCAAGATCTTCCCCGACCACTGGTCCTTCATGTTTGGCGAGGTGGCGCTGTACACCTTCGTACTGCTGCTGATCTCGGGAACGTTCCTGACGTTCTTCTTCGACCCGTCGATGACCCACGTCATCTACGATGGTTCGTACAACCCGCTCAAGGGCATCGGCATGTCAGCCGCATACTCGTCGTCGTTGGATATCTCCTTCGACATCCGCGGCGGTCTGTTCATGCGCCAGGTCCACCACTGGTCCGCACTGCTGTTCGTTGCGGCTGTGTCGGTCCACATGCTCCGCGTGTTCTTCACCGGTGCATTCCGCAAGCCCCGCGAACTGAACTGGGTTGTCGGCGGCGTACTGCTCATCCTGGCGATGGCTGCAGGCTTCACCGGCTACTCGCTCCCCGATGACCTGCTCTCCGGCAACGGCCTGCGCATCATCGACGGCGTCATGAAGTCGATCCCGGTTGTCGGCACGTACCTCTCGTTCTTCCTCTTCGGTGGGGAATTCCCGGGTACGGCCGTCATCCCTCGTCTGTACTCGCTGCACATCATGATCGTGCCTGCCATCATCCTTCTGATGGTCGGCCTGCACCTGTTCATGGTTGTCGTGCACAAGCACACCCAGTACCCCGGCCCGGGCCGCACCAACGACAACGTCGTAGGCTTCCCGGTTGGTCCTGTTTACGCAGCAAAGGCCGGCGGCTTCTTCTTCATCGTCTTCGGCATCGTCGCCTTCATCTCGGGCTTCTTCACGATCAACCCGATCTGGAACTACGGACCGTACGACCCGTCGCCGGTTTCCGCCGGTACCCAGCCTGACTGGTACATCGGTTGGGTTGACGGCGCGCTGCGCTTGATGCCAGGTATGATTGGCAACTTCTCCTTCGAGTGGGTCATCCCGTTCCCTTGGGGTTGGAACACCCTGTCCCTGAACGTGTTGCTTCCTGCACTGGTTCCGGCCGGCATCATCTTCACCTTGATGTTCACCTGGCCGTGGATCGAACGCTGGCTCACCAAGGACAACCGCGAACACCACCTGTTGGATCGTCCGCGCAACGCACCGTTCCGTACGGCCGTCGGTGTTGCAGGCGTCGTCTCCTACTGCGTGATGTGGGCTGCGGCTTCCTCCGACTTGATCGCAACGCACTTCCACGTGTCGTTGAACGACGTGACGTACTGGTTGCGCACGCTGTTCATCGTTGGCCCGATCCTCGGCTTCGTCCTTGCACGCCGCATCGCACTGTCGCTGCAGCGCAAGGACCGCGAGATTGTCCTGCACGGTCGCGAAGCAGGCATCATCGAGATGTCGCCGGAAGGCGGCTTCTCGGAGAAGCACGAGGACCTCGATGTCTACCAGCAGTACCACCTGGCCACCTTCGAGGACCGCAAGGTCATTCCGGCACAGCCGGACGCAGCAGGCCACATTTCCCGCAAGGAAAAGCGCCGTGGCGCACTGTCCAAGTTCTTCTTCGAGGATCGCGTTGCTCCGGTGACTCCGTCCGAGTTGGCAGCCGCCAAGGCTGCACATGGACATGCAGAGATCGAAGGATCCGAACAGGATTCCATCGGTCACTAAGTTCCACTAGGAACTAGCCCAAAGTGTGGGGCCCGTCGAAAGACGGGCCCCACACTTTTTAAGTTTCAGGGTCTTGGTTTTCCTTGACTCCCCGGACCGAAGACCGTGGACATGGCCGATTAGGTCATGTCCACGGATTCTGGCAGCCCCTCCCCCGAGGCCCGGTGCCGGAGTTGCCAGTCTGTTCCAGCCGGGAAGGGAAACCGCGATTCGGGGGTCGATGCGGCAAAACCCTCTGCTGCGCATCCGCGACGAGCCAACTGCGGCATTGAACCCGAAACCCGAAGACGAGCTCTACCGGAGATTTGTCGACCAGGCCACGGGATTCGACGGCATGGTCACTGTCCCCGGGTTCCACCGCTTCTTGGCGGTGAGGACGAAAGATGAGATCTTGGTGGTCTCCGGAGGCAAGATCGTCGAACGCGGAAACCCCGAGCAGCTAATGAGCAACAAAAGCGAATACGCCCGCATATACGTGGCGCAGGCCGGCGGATACAACTAGCCCACGTCACTAACTCTTCGATGCCTTTTATCTCGGGACAGCAACCGAGAACAGCGGATCCGCGAACGCAACGACAACGGCGGCCTCGACGTGTCGTGCGGTGATGTCGGGCGCAGCTTGCGTCCAAGCGTCCGAGGCGCGCACTCCCGCAACCACCTGAGAGGCGTTCTAAGCGCTACGTTTGGCTACAGCGTGGTGTAGCGCGGCGTGCGGCTTCCTTGGCGCTGCAAGGGCACAAAGAGCTTGTAGCGGTCCGAGCGATAGAGCGAGACCGAGTAATCGACGAGCCCGTCCCCCACAAAGGCGTACCTGGTGATCTTCAGCAACGGGAACCCGACCTCGACTTGGAGCAGTCCGGCGTTGGCGGCGGTGGCCGCCGTGCTTTCAATCTGGTCCTCGCCCCATTCAAGGACCAGTCCGTAGCGCTCATGCAATGACTGGTACAGGGAAATCGGTGGCGGGTCGTTGAGGAATCCGGGCACGAGGTCGCTGGGCATGAAGTTTTCATCAAGGCTCATGGGTTTGCCGTCGGCGAGGAGCAGTCGCCTGAAACGAATGACCGGTGCACCCTCGTCGATCTGCATGTGCCGCGAGAGGCTTCCGGAGGCCGGGACTTCGTCAAAGCGCAACACATGGGCGTCGGGGACCATGCCTCGCCTGATCATCTCTTCACTGTAGGAGTTCAGCCGAACCTGCAGGTCGACCTTGGGGTGAGCGACAAAGGTGCCCACCCCCACCACGCGTTTGAGAACCTGGTCTTCAACCAGTGAATCAATGGCCTGCCGCAGCGTTTTCCGGGCCACTCCAAGAGAGGCGGCAAGCTCTCGCTCGGGAGGGAGCTTGAACCCGGGTTCGCACACCGTCTTGGCATGGGTGCGCAGGATTTCACGGATTTGCCGGTATTTGCCAAGGGACGAGTCTTCATCGATGGCACCGAGAACCGGCGGCTGTGGCGCATAGGGTTTCACGTCTACTCCATTGGTTGAGGCCCAAGAACTGCCTGCATTAATTCTCGCTCATGAGAGCCGGGGATAAACGCAAAGTGCCGGTGTTTCCCCTACGGGGAAACACCGGCACTTCAGAAGCTGCGGTTAGGACGCACCAGGATTAGTGGGCGTGGGCACCGCGGCTGTACTCGTAAACCCAACCTACCAAGCCGATCACGGCAAGGCCTGCACCGATGTACAGTACCCACCAGCCCAGTGCCAATCCGGCGAAGCCGGTTGCGGCACCGAAGCCGAGGAACAACGGCCACCAGCTCCACGGGGAGAAGAGGCCGATGGTGCCGGCGTTCTCGTGGATGTCGCCGTCAACACGGTCTTCGGGGCGTGGGCCCACACGACGCGCGGTGTGCAGCAGGTACCAGCCGATCATCATCGAGAGACCGGAGAGCATGAACAAAGCGAGGAAACCGACAGGCTCCTCCCAGTTGACCATGATGCCGTAAACGATTCCTACGGGGGTGAAGAAGAAGATGCCACCGAGGAAGAGCCAGGACTCAACTTTCATGTCTACTTGTCCTTCTGGTCAGCCGGGCCGAAGATCTTGGCCACTGCGTTGTCCGGGGTCGAGCGTGCGCTCAGTTCCGGGTGGTGCAGGTCAAGAGCCGGTCGCTCGGATCGAATGCGCGGGATGGAGTGGAAGTTGTGGCGCGGCGGCGGGCAAGAAGTTGCCCATTCCAGCGACGCACCGAAGCCCCACGGATCATCCACAAGAACCTTCTTGGCCTTGCGGTGGGTGGTCCATACGTTCCAGAAGAACGGAATCATGGACATGCCCAGGATGAAGGAGAAGATCGTCGAGAACTGGTTCATCGTGGTGAAGCCATCTTCAGGCATATAGTCGGCGTAACGACGCGGCATGCCCATGACACCCAGCCAGTGCTGGATGAGGAAGGTGCCGTGGAAGCCGATGAACAGGAGCCAGAAGTGGATCTTGCCAAGGCGCTCGTTGAGCATCTTGCCGGTCCACTTTGGCCACCAGAAGTAGAATCCGGCGAACATTGCGAACACGACGGTCCCGAAGACCACGTAGTGGAAGTGGGCAACCACGAAGTAGGTGTCCGAAACGTGGAAGTCCAGCGGCGGAGCCGAAAGGATGATGCCGGTCAGGCCACCGAAGAGGAAGGTCACCATGAATCCGAGGCTCCAGAGCATCGGGGTTTCGAAGGTGATCGATCCGCGCCACAGGGTACCGATCCAGTTGAAGAACTTCACACCTGTCGGGACGGCGATCAGCATGGTCATGAAGCCGAAGAACGGAAGCATGACGGAGCCGGTGACGTACATGTGGTGCGCCCAAACCGCTACGGACAGTGCCGCGATGGAGATGGTTGCGAAGATCAGGCCCTTGTAGCCG
It contains:
- a CDS encoding GNAT family N-acetyltransferase; this encodes MTITADPWTSAPSSPGVRVKLVQVPRDVLDALADGDLAKARSLTDLGLTPYLTTAECRGVWHRRRGQIAMDPTEAPWVTRLVVDAGTGTVVGRAGFHGKPDATGMVEIGYSIDPLFRRRGYARYSLLALIDAARHDPRVNTVRASIRPDNTPSRNLVDQYGFRVVGEQWDEEDGLETVLELNVG
- a CDS encoding DUF3054 domain-containing protein; amino-acid sequence: MTSRKTWIAYFAIDVVLVLLFALSGRQSHEHSLTVLGVLQTASPFLIALTILSLLSRPWINHSRLWPTGVLVWIGTVSLGLALRVLFGATAAVPFIVVTTIALGVFLMGRRVITTLVARRQVRSAKS
- a CDS encoding c-type cytochrome, coding for MKALSQRRRHPLAAVALLLMGLLITGGLYVAAGSVNEAKAATGYTASDIEQGNKLFVANCATCHGMNAEGSADGPSLIGVGAAAVDFQVGTGRMPMQMQGPQAQAKPVQFDDEQISQLAAFVASLGAGPSIPSEEVLDTSKGNAAEGGTVFRVNCAMCHNAAAAGGALTRGKFAPSLAGVSEKHIYEAMITGPQNMPVFNDSNITAEEKRNVITFLKEIESQGSPGGAKLGSLGPVSEGLFIWTAGLGIVIAFTIWLTSRPS
- a CDS encoding GntR family transcriptional regulator, with the translated sequence MKPYAPQPPVLGAIDEDSSLGKYRQIREILRTHAKTVCEPGFKLPPERELAASLGVARKTLRQAIDSLVEDQVLKRVVGVGTFVAHPKVDLQVRLNSYSEEMIRRGMVPDAHVLRFDEVPASGSLSRHMQIDEGAPVIRFRRLLLADGKPMSLDENFMPSDLVPGFLNDPPPISLYQSLHERYGLVLEWGEDQIESTAATAANAGLLQVEVGFPLLKITRYAFVGDGLVDYSVSLYRSDRYKLFVPLQRQGSRTPRYTTL
- a CDS encoding cytochrome c oxidase subunit 3 — encoded protein: MTTATHALNAPAHPAPNRPNMVSVGTVVWLSSELMFFAALFAMYFTLRAASPEMWATETAKLNVPFALINTIILVSSSFSCQLGVFRAEDLKPRRTGGLFNLKEWGMVEWFVLTFILGAIFVSVQAYEYTELVAHGIALNSNAYGSVFYMTTGFHGLHVAGGLIAFLLIIGRALIARKFGHYEATGAIVVSYYWHFVDVVWIALFIIIYFLK
- a CDS encoding cytochrome b, which produces MSTTTKYTPKTATGRIANFVDERTGGSAMVKEFGRKIFPDHWSFMFGEVALYTFVLLLISGTFLTFFFDPSMTHVIYDGSYNPLKGIGMSAAYSSSLDISFDIRGGLFMRQVHHWSALLFVAAVSVHMLRVFFTGAFRKPRELNWVVGGVLLILAMAAGFTGYSLPDDLLSGNGLRIIDGVMKSIPVVGTYLSFFLFGGEFPGTAVIPRLYSLHIMIVPAIILLMVGLHLFMVVVHKHTQYPGPGRTNDNVVGFPVGPVYAAKAGGFFFIVFGIVAFISGFFTINPIWNYGPYDPSPVSAGTQPDWYIGWVDGALRLMPGMIGNFSFEWVIPFPWGWNTLSLNVLLPALVPAGIIFTLMFTWPWIERWLTKDNREHHLLDRPRNAPFRTAVGVAGVVSYCVMWAAASSDLIATHFHVSLNDVTYWLRTLFIVGPILGFVLARRIALSLQRKDREIVLHGREAGIIEMSPEGGFSEKHEDLDVYQQYHLATFEDRKVIPAQPDAAGHISRKEKRRGALSKFFFEDRVAPVTPSELAAAKAAHGHAEIEGSEQDSIGH
- a CDS encoding Lrp/AsnC family transcriptional regulator, translating into MVTAFVMIQTASDSIPECAEKISDIEGISEVYSVAGDWDLIAIARVRHHEDLAEVIANRLSKVPGIKGTQTHIAFRAYSSHDLDAAFSLGLE
- the trpD gene encoding anthranilate phosphoribosyltransferase; this translates as MSTIRAQQKFPTWPTILSSLIAGGDLDRDQAYWAMGEVMTGNATDSQVAGFLVALRSKGETVDELTGLVEAMLANARPLTIEGDRLDIVGTGGDRQNTVNISTMASLVCAGAGAKIVKHGNRAASSSAGSADVLEALGVRLDMPIDRLEDVLDAANITFCFAQVFHPSMRNAAVPRRELGVPTAFNFMGPLTNPSQPTASAIGCSDLRMAPLMAGVLAARGVRALVFRGEDGLDEFTTTAPNRVWEVRDGKVTESLFDARDIGMARATLDDLRGGDSAHNAQVVREILDGARGPIRDAVVLNAAAGLVALDASADGSLQERLTAAKARAEDAIDSGAAKRALQAWISATA
- a CDS encoding cytochrome c oxidase subunit 4, with protein sequence MKVESWLFLGGIFFFTPVGIVYGIMVNWEEPVGFLALFMLSGLSMMIGWYLLHTARRVGPRPEDRVDGDIHENAGTIGLFSPWSWWPLFLGFGAATGFAGLALGWWVLYIGAGLAVIGLVGWVYEYSRGAHAH
- a CDS encoding ubiquinol-cytochrome c reductase iron-sulfur subunit gives rise to the protein MGDHSHGSPDDSGTVAKAGTGTLDKFQDPGLPPHRKRLADTDPRAEKRAERQVALLFIISIIGTLSFFIAYFVLGRPDSLSEIRVQNSMLGLGTTFAMLGIGIGIVHWAKVLMPDHEVSEMRHAIRPEADRQDAEDIINQVIEETGIKRRPLIRNTLIGAIALAPVPAIFMFRDLEGSGKTAGQLIEQLRHTMWAKDVRLTRDPSGTPIKAADVQIGSVFHVIPEGLNETEDPLNEKAKAVVLLMRLDPTQMNVSPGREDWNVDGIVAYSKICTHVGCPVALYEQQTHHLLCPCHQSTFDLTNECKVIFGPAGRPLPQLPIAVDSNGFLVAQSDFQEPVGPSYWERG